The window TGCTGCACTATCTAGCATGGAAATCGTATAAGCACGATGTGCTACTTGTTGTGCTGGGGCGTTTTCATAACGATCGACGGCAATCACTTCCACGCCTAAACGTTGTAATTCAATCACCACCTCTTTGCCCAGTTCACCAGAGCCAAGCATCATCACTTTAATAGCATTCGGGGTTAATGCTGTACCTAGGGTTGTCATGTTGTGTCCTTATTTTAAGAAAGATTCATCAAGTGCTAAATCGTCATTTTTATTAATCCCCACACCGCGAGCAATCACATTTTTAGCAATTTCATGTGCTTCTTCTAAAGAATGCTCGGTGTAAGTCCCACATTGGTATTCGTTTAATTCAGGAATTTGGTTTTGATCTTGCACGGTTAAAATATCTTTCATGGAAGCTAACCATGCATCAGCTACTTGTTGCTCGTTTGGTGTGCCAATTAATGACATGTAAAAACCGGTACGACAGCCCATTGGGGAAATATCGATGATTTCTACATTGTCATTGTTTAAATGGTCGCGCATGAAGCCTGCAAATAAATGCTCAAGGGTGTGAATCCCTTTTGGTGGGAGAATTTCTTTGTTTGGAATGCAAAAACGAAGATCAAAAACGGTGA is drawn from Haemophilus parainfluenzae and contains these coding sequences:
- the luxS gene encoding S-ribosylhomocysteine lyase, producing the protein MPLLDSFKVDHTRMNAPAVRVAKTMRTPKGDDITVFDLRFCIPNKEILPPKGIHTLEHLFAGFMRDHLNNDNVEIIDISPMGCRTGFYMSLIGTPNEQQVADAWLASMKDILTVQDQNQIPELNEYQCGTYTEHSLEEAHEIAKNVIARGVGINKNDDLALDESFLK